One Niabella beijingensis DNA window includes the following coding sequences:
- a CDS encoding glycosyl hydrolase family 39, with protein sequence MYRKLKIAYCLALVCIPFKKPAAQEKELTINWNQVLTVSKTVPTLQVVYNPMLRANAPIHKAAFDALKNMGADYVRYVPWFPYPKAAVAALKAPTTTETFWDFQYADPPLADFMEATKGHPPVINFSTIPVWMFRTPAPVQYPADPDLPFWGYNQGRELRDSTGKEVAGYFARIFSWYTKGGFTDELGRFHKSGHYYKFPYWEVLNEPDLEHRMSPQLYTRIYDAVVLELKKIAPETKFVGISVALETDPQWFEYFLNPANHQPGVPLDGISYHFYGRPAAADQRIDSYQYSFFDQANGFLDRVRYIENIRKRLAPNTFTHINEIGTILENRDYKGVIPDEYWNLSGALFAYLFVELSKIGIDVAGESQLVGYPTQFPDVTMINWKTGNPNSRYWVLKLIKDNFGPGDTLCAANANHPEIMAQAFITASGKKLLLVNKTNKEIHLKLPAMEGATLQTVDVDTGDQPIAHATLKTNTLQVKPFAVTVIEIKK encoded by the coding sequence ATGTACAGAAAATTAAAGATTGCGTATTGCCTGGCGCTGGTATGTATTCCTTTTAAAAAACCTGCCGCCCAGGAAAAAGAGCTGACCATCAACTGGAATCAGGTCCTTACGGTTTCCAAAACCGTACCTACACTTCAGGTGGTCTACAACCCGATGTTGCGGGCCAATGCCCCGATACATAAAGCCGCCTTTGATGCTTTAAAAAATATGGGGGCCGATTATGTGCGTTATGTACCCTGGTTCCCCTACCCCAAAGCAGCCGTTGCAGCATTGAAAGCACCCACCACCACCGAGACCTTCTGGGATTTTCAATATGCAGATCCGCCCCTTGCTGATTTTATGGAGGCGACCAAAGGCCATCCACCTGTAATTAATTTCAGTACAATACCGGTATGGATGTTCAGAACACCTGCACCGGTGCAATACCCTGCCGATCCCGACCTCCCCTTTTGGGGATACAACCAGGGCAGGGAACTCCGTGATTCCACGGGCAAGGAAGTTGCCGGTTATTTTGCACGGATATTCAGCTGGTATACCAAAGGCGGTTTTACCGATGAGCTGGGCAGGTTTCATAAATCCGGGCACTATTATAAATTTCCTTACTGGGAAGTTTTAAACGAGCCCGACCTGGAGCACCGGATGTCGCCACAGTTGTACACCAGGATTTATGATGCGGTTGTTCTGGAACTAAAAAAAATAGCACCCGAAACAAAGTTCGTCGGCATTTCAGTCGCCCTGGAAACCGATCCGCAATGGTTCGAGTATTTCCTCAACCCGGCCAATCATCAACCAGGTGTTCCGCTGGATGGCATTTCCTATCATTTCTACGGACGTCCGGCTGCAGCTGATCAACGGATCGATAGCTACCAGTATTCTTTTTTTGATCAGGCCAATGGTTTTCTCGATCGGGTACGCTACATTGAAAATATCCGCAAGCGTCTGGCGCCAAATACGTTTACCCATATTAATGAAATCGGCACCATCCTGGAAAACAGGGATTATAAAGGCGTGATCCCCGACGAATACTGGAATCTGTCGGGCGCCCTGTTTGCCTATCTTTTTGTGGAGCTTAGTAAAATAGGTATTGATGTAGCCGGCGAATCACAGCTGGTAGGCTATCCCACCCAGTTTCCGGATGTAACGATGATCAACTGGAAAACCGGCAACCCCAATTCAAGATACTGGGTACTGAAGCTGATCAAAGATAATTTCGGACCGGGTGATACCCTTTGCGCCGCAAACGCGAATCATCCTGAAATTATGGCCCAGGCATTTATTACGGCAAGCGGTAAAAAACTGCTGCTCGTTAATAAAACGAATAAAGAGATCCACCTTAAACTTCCTGCAATGGAAGGTGCCACATTGCAAACGGTGGACGTGGATACCGGCGACCAGCCCATCGCTCATGCCACACTCAAGACCAATACCTTGCAGGTTAAACCTTTTGCTGTCACCGTAATTGAAATAAAAAAGTGA
- a CDS encoding RagB/SusD family nutrient uptake outer membrane protein, whose translation MKKTYILLVSLTLITTACKKDFISLLPEDSLPQVNFFQTDAQLQSAAIAAYVPLRDVLLNDFFASEMHADNTHYQPSPNNRGSANVFRESGADWNNDGTNDYINAIYFHSYTGISRANILIGRIPLAKSATDAGKQKADGQAKFIRALNYYKLVRLFGDVPLYLKEVTKADEAFLPRSGAEQVYTQIIADCKDAIAELKPPSKFPQTGEATKGAATVLLADVYVTLKRYEEAETLLNTLPAMGYKLTASYGDAFKPVNKNKEESLFDVQYQTLTGNGSQPNTFPKSFLPKTANTTLITGDPKTSSNTVSTGGWNKPVQDLIDSYEPGDARLEASIAVAEGTYDDSYVMTLSANKSVVNYTPAPGKVGQPYIKKYLDLPFIIEGSSSSNWPIYRYAEALLLLAEALNEQGKSPLVPLNAVRNRAGLGNITETDKEVLRDIIFHERRVELAFENKRFNDLQRNPKGLAIMQAYAAKAKATYPLLSPTAFDIQSYKFLLPIPQPERGLNPDLTQNPGYPN comes from the coding sequence ATGAAAAAGACATATATATTACTTGTTTCCCTTACGCTGATCACAACCGCCTGCAAAAAAGATTTTATTTCTTTATTACCGGAAGACTCCTTACCCCAGGTAAACTTTTTTCAAACGGATGCGCAGTTGCAGTCGGCTGCAATTGCGGCCTATGTGCCCCTGCGCGATGTGCTGCTAAACGATTTTTTTGCATCGGAAATGCATGCGGACAATACCCACTACCAGCCCTCCCCCAATAACCGCGGATCGGCAAATGTATTCCGGGAAAGCGGGGCCGACTGGAACAACGACGGCACCAATGACTACATCAATGCCATCTATTTCCACAGCTATACCGGTATCTCCAGGGCCAATATTCTTATCGGGCGCATTCCGTTAGCAAAAAGCGCCACGGATGCCGGCAAACAAAAGGCAGATGGACAGGCCAAATTTATCCGGGCGCTCAATTACTACAAGCTGGTGCGCTTATTTGGTGACGTGCCCTTGTACCTTAAGGAAGTAACCAAGGCAGATGAAGCCTTTTTACCCCGTTCAGGTGCAGAGCAGGTATATACACAGATCATTGCGGACTGCAAGGATGCGATCGCAGAACTAAAGCCACCTTCGAAATTTCCGCAAACCGGGGAAGCCACCAAAGGCGCTGCAACGGTATTGCTGGCGGATGTATATGTCACCTTAAAAAGATACGAAGAGGCAGAAACCTTATTAAATACGCTGCCTGCAATGGGATATAAATTAACTGCCAGTTATGGCGATGCCTTCAAACCGGTCAATAAAAACAAAGAAGAATCCCTGTTTGATGTGCAGTATCAGACCCTCACCGGCAACGGCAGTCAGCCGAACACCTTCCCCAAATCCTTCCTTCCCAAAACGGCCAATACCACGCTGATCACAGGTGACCCCAAAACCTCTAGCAATACGGTCAGTACCGGCGGCTGGAACAAACCGGTACAGGACCTGATCGACAGCTATGAACCCGGCGACGCACGTCTTGAAGCCTCTATAGCTGTTGCGGAAGGCACTTATGATGACAGCTACGTGATGACATTGTCTGCGAATAAAAGCGTGGTAAACTACACGCCCGCTCCCGGAAAAGTGGGTCAGCCTTACATAAAAAAATACCTCGATCTTCCCTTCATTATAGAGGGCAGTTCCAGCTCCAACTGGCCGATCTACCGGTATGCAGAAGCGCTGCTATTACTGGCAGAGGCATTGAATGAACAGGGTAAGTCGCCCCTGGTTCCTTTAAATGCCGTAAGAAACCGGGCGGGGCTGGGCAATATTACAGAAACCGACAAAGAGGTATTGCGGGACATTATTTTTCATGAAAGAAGAGTGGAACTGGCTTTTGAAAACAAGCGTTTTAATGATTTGCAGCGCAATCCGAAAGGCCTGGCCATTATGCAGGCTTATGCCGCTAAGGCAAAAGCCACCTATCCTTTATTATCGCCAACTGCGTTCGATATTCAGTCTTATAAATTCCTGCTTCCGATTCCACAGCCGGAGCGCGGATTAAACCCTGATCTGACGCAAAACCCGGGATATCCCAATTAA